The following proteins come from a genomic window of Companilactobacillus pabuli:
- a CDS encoding SDR family oxidoreductase, which translates to MNKEKVVIITGASSGIGAATTRELAKQHAKLVIGARRLDRLNELKAEFPDEDIITQKVDVTNFDEVQALIDTAKKEFGRVDVLYNNAGVMPVNALENRARDEWQRILDVNVMGVLNGIAAVLPTMIEQKSGHIIATDSVAGHVVVPNLAVYNGSKFAVRAIMEGLRQEQHNNNIRTTIVSPGSVATELYKSIGNADNQKAEIEVEKQIGLSAENIAKSVVFAINAPENMDLNEMIIRPIKQDI; encoded by the coding sequence ATGAATAAAGAAAAAGTCGTTATCATTACTGGTGCTTCCAGCGGAATTGGAGCTGCCACTACTAGAGAGTTAGCTAAACAGCATGCAAAATTGGTCATTGGTGCCAGAAGATTGGACCGTTTAAATGAACTAAAGGCAGAATTTCCAGATGAGGATATCATTACTCAAAAAGTCGATGTAACTAATTTTGATGAAGTACAAGCTTTGATCGACACTGCTAAAAAAGAATTTGGTCGAGTAGATGTTCTATACAATAATGCTGGTGTCATGCCAGTCAATGCTTTGGAAAATCGTGCTCGTGATGAATGGCAAAGAATTCTAGATGTTAACGTCATGGGAGTCTTAAACGGCATCGCTGCAGTATTGCCAACAATGATTGAACAAAAATCTGGTCACATTATTGCCACCGATTCAGTAGCTGGTCACGTGGTTGTTCCCAATCTGGCAGTTTACAATGGCTCTAAATTTGCTGTTCGTGCCATCATGGAAGGACTTCGTCAAGAGCAACACAATAACAATATTAGAACGACTATCGTTTCACCTGGTTCGGTAGCAACCGAATTGTATAAATCAATTGGTAATGCTGATAATCAAAAAGCTGAAATTGAAGTTGAGAAACAAATTGGTCTATCTGCTGAAAACATTGCTAAATCAGTTGTTTTCGCTATCAACGCACCAGAAAATATGGA
- a CDS encoding LysR family transcriptional regulator, whose translation MELRVLRYFLAVVQEKNITKAAEKLLISQPALSKQLSDLEDELGTKLFIRGHRQITLTSEGQYLNTKAEEMVKLAKKISANIQSNQIISGDLTIGAGESIGMKRILDVLGNISQDYPDVKTHLISGDANEMEKSLNNGTLDFAVFMGERDLDDFNYLQMPETDHWGVIMREDALLANKEVIEPKDLLNLPLLVSSQALSSHRFDNWWGNLGPEMNITGTFTLAYNAELLVQSSHSYMLTFDHLLNRNNVQNLIFRPISPQIIEPITVVWKKNTVLSKVSQLFIKRLKASLQK comes from the coding sequence ATGGAATTACGAGTTTTACGTTATTTTTTAGCTGTTGTTCAAGAAAAAAACATCACTAAAGCTGCCGAAAAATTGTTGATCTCACAACCTGCCCTCTCTAAACAGTTATCAGACTTAGAAGACGAGTTGGGAACAAAGTTGTTTATTCGTGGACATCGGCAAATAACTTTAACTTCTGAAGGTCAATACCTTAATACTAAGGCCGAAGAAATGGTCAAACTGGCTAAAAAAATCAGCGCTAATATTCAAAGTAACCAGATTATTAGTGGTGACTTGACGATTGGTGCTGGTGAAAGTATTGGGATGAAACGAATTCTCGATGTCTTGGGAAATATTAGTCAAGACTACCCTGATGTCAAAACTCACCTAATCAGTGGGGATGCTAATGAGATGGAAAAAAGTCTCAACAATGGGACTCTAGATTTTGCTGTCTTTATGGGTGAAAGGGATTTGGATGATTTCAATTATTTACAGATGCCTGAAACTGACCATTGGGGTGTCATCATGCGCGAAGATGCATTATTGGCTAACAAAGAAGTTATTGAACCAAAAGATCTTCTGAATCTTCCATTATTAGTATCATCCCAAGCTCTATCTAGTCATCGTTTTGACAATTGGTGGGGCAATCTTGGTCCAGAGATGAATATTACTGGAACTTTTACCCTTGCCTACAATGCCGAATTATTAGTACAAAGTAGCCATTCTTATATGCTGACGTTTGATCATTTGCTGAATAGAAATAATGTTCAGAATTTAATCTTCCGCCCAATATCTCCACAAATAATTGAACCAATCACCGTAGTTTGGAAAAAGAATACTGTTTTATCTAAGGTCTCGCAGTTATTTATAAAGCGTCTAAAAGCCTCACTTCAAAAATAG
- a CDS encoding DapH/DapD/GlmU-related protein, whose protein sequence is MTCQSELFNVDERLVEQNQRLLQHLNTSRVCSQESNQLLSEILGYQLDSTDEIRLPFHTDYGRNIKFGKNIFINCDVTMVDIGKIIIEDYVIIGPNTTLLTTNYQTKNKAPIVIKQKANIGANVTIMPGVTIGKEAVVLAGSVVTKNVLANTVVMGNPAQEVKKGEVF, encoded by the coding sequence ATGACTTGTCAATCAGAACTTTTTAATGTCGACGAGCGTTTAGTTGAACAGAATCAACGCTTGCTACAGCATTTAAATACTAGTCGAGTTTGTTCCCAAGAAAGTAATCAGCTATTGAGTGAAATACTTGGTTATCAATTGGATTCAACTGACGAGATTAGATTACCGTTTCATACCGACTATGGCCGTAACATAAAATTTGGTAAAAATATTTTCATCAACTGTGATGTCACGATGGTCGATATCGGCAAGATAATAATTGAGGATTACGTAATTATTGGACCGAACACAACACTTTTAACGACTAATTATCAAACTAAAAATAAAGCTCCAATTGTCATCAAACAAAAAGCTAATATTGGAGCAAACGTTACGATCATGCCAGGCGTCACAATTGGCAAAGAAGCTGTTGTTTTAGCAGGTTCTGTAGTAACGAAGAATGTTTTAGCAAATACAGTCGTCATGGGGAATCCGGCCCAAGAAGTCAAAAAAGGAGAGGTTTTTTAA